The sequence below is a genomic window from Oscillospiraceae bacterium.
TTTGCGCGCTCCTCAGCGGAGGTGATGATCGATTCGGCTTCGCGCTTGGCGGAAGTGATGATATCGCTTCGGTCGGCGACGATTTTTTGCGCCTGGCCGATCTCCTCGGGCAGACCGTTTCGAATATCCTCCAGCAATTCGCGCACTTTCGCCGCATCGACGACGCTGCGGCCTCTTGACAACGGCAGATCCCAGGCCTTGTCAAGCAAGTCATGGATCTCGTCAATGATGTCTTCGATACTGAGCTGTTTTTCTGACATAAGATGCAATTCATCCTTTCACGAAGGTCGGAAATTCCCGCCGGTTATTATTCTATGTATAAAGCTAATTCTTTTTCTTTTCGGCATTAAAGGCAGCACAGACACAAGGGGGAACAAATTCACAAGTGTCACCGCCGAAAGCGGCCAGCTGCCGCACCATCGAAGACGACATATATAAATAATCGAGC
It includes:
- a CDS encoding ATPase, whose amino-acid sequence is MSEKQLSIEDIIDEIHDLLDKAWDLPLSRGRSVVDAAKVRELLEDIRNGLPEEIGQAQKIVADRSDIITSAKREAESIITSAEERAKKLIMEERIVHDAKELAQNIISDAEYKAGEVKQGAVVFADNILKRTEDEFTKGLNDLRQSRASLRNTRREE